The following DNA comes from Salvia hispanica cultivar TCC Black 2014 unplaced genomic scaffold, UniMelb_Shisp_WGS_1.0 HiC_scaffold_99, whole genome shotgun sequence.
cacttttcgcccacgagatcggccgactagcaaggacggctcccgatctctcgtgtacactagcctgatagggtttgcggccctactcagacccgaattcgtttatatagccctatagcctaatggagcgcactcaaactaggcatcaggcacacacaatatccaaaataatcataggcatggcataacagcttaatccacccttatttctccaatatcataaatttgcaacatagaagagtttaagaataaagcccacctcgatttcctTCGATTTCAAATACGTGCTTCTTCTTGTTATCACACCGGGAACGCGaactatcacctttagttcatgtatttcaaataagtctcaatcatggatcaaaatcatgcatgttctcacgtttcccttttcccatcgattattttcaatattcccattcaaaatcaaagtacgattatcatatcgtttttattcacacCACAACTCTAGATTTAacatcaaatcgtgtcacgcatgagtgttttccacacacaacacacgcacacacacaccacacacacgCCAccgacacacacacacacggtcacaacacatacacacacgGTCACACACCCACACATGTATCCAAATTCATCGATTAATTCCCCTTCACTCGATCTAAATGCACTCAAGAAcatggactcaagaacaccgattgatcggtagaagaagagaagatcaaaattaaaaataccttttcaatagaacaatcggtagaaaacaagtaggatcttgattcttcaacgaattcttgaatttcagcttcaattcttcacacaagatgaagaaataatggagaaagtagaagaaaaatttgagagagtggggagaaagagagagtgaCGTGAAGTAGAGGGGGGGGGTGATTTTTCTGTAGTgctagggtttaggatttctctcatatttatagagGTTAAGATATAAtctaacaattaaataataaaagatttggagtagatttgtttgttgaagtggccgaaaatttgaagaggaaaaataggaaatttcgaATTTCTATGCTATTTGTTAGcatatgatttgatttgatattttacgaagtagaataaaatatcacggagcaagaaaaataataataaatctccCCAAAATATATGGAAAGTGGCGTGTAGTTTCAATTCCTCAAAAGGGATTTAATAaaaatcctatttaaattaggatatggtaagatctccttagatttggcaagatatgctaggatatttgaatttatttatggaagagagaataaacaagggatcaaataatagaataaaataatctcttcTCCCATAatgagattttttaaaatctccAAGAAATAATAGGGGTTCACCAAAACGcgttatccctttcgacggggatACCTTGAGAAACACTTTATCACCGACTTGAAATTGTAAGTCGGTCCGTCGGACATCAGCGTAAGACTTTTGTCTGTCTTGGGTTTCCTTCATTCTCACACGAATTCGTCGAACAATTTCAATCATCTCCTCGACTGCATCGGGTCCGAGTACCCTTCGTtcgccaacttcatcccagtagAGTGCTGATCTACACTTTCTTCCGTATAGTGCTTCATATGGTGCCATGTTAATCGTTGCTTGGAAACTGTTGTTGTAAGCGAATTCGATCAACGGTAGtgcggtctcccaacttccgcctcggtcgagcaccacggctcttagcatatcctcgagagtttGTATCGTCTTCTCGGATTGTCCATCGGACTGTGGGTGAAACGCTGTGCTAAAGTTCAATCGTGTTCCAAGCTCGCGCTgtagactaatccaaaattttgatgtgaacttcgggtcacgatcagACGTAATCGTCACTGGGACTCCATGCAATCGCACGATTTCTCTTATGTAGATACGAGCTAGTCCGTCCGATTCATGAGTTATAGGAATCGGTATGAAGTGCACACATTTGGTGAGTCGGTCTACAATCACCCAAATGGCGGTGTTCCCTTTGAGAGTCTTTGGCAAGGCCGTCACGAAATCCATGGTGATGTGCTCCGACTTTCACTCTGGTATTTACAACGGTTGTAATTTTTCGTATGATCGTTGATGTAAAACcttcacctgttggcaggctaagcaacGCTCCACAAATGCTGCGATATCTCTGATACAAGGGGTTCTCGTATCAGATCTCTGCAGCAACTGAGATGATCACCAAGAGACCAATTAATGTGAAGTTGTGATTTGTTTGATGAGATTTTTGACGGCAGAAGCCAGGTTTCAAGAGGAAACCTAGAAAAAAAcgagaagagaaaaataatatgtgtgaatattagatttcttatttattttcatgaataAGAGATCTATATATACACTTTTAAACCTAGACCTAGACGGTTCACTCTTCCTAAACACCGGGAAAGAACCGCAAAGAAAACCCGATGCCGGGCCTTATAGCTTCGGCCCTGactcaattaaaatataaaaatgaattagtccaaaatattcaaaagcttaaaataatcaaaacatGCGACAAATGCTTAAACATAATCCTCCAAGTGCTTCGGTTTCTGCCTCCTCTTTCTGGTCCTATGCGCGATCGGCTCGTCGGTCACCGGCTGCGAGGCGACGTCGCTAATCTCCTCCGGCATCTCTTTTTCCTCCACCTCCTCTTGCGGTGGCTCTAGTGTactcgtatcaactccccgGGGCTTAAGAGactccttgtcctcaaggaggTAAGGAAATCTCTTCGAAATGACCTCCATAGGCTCCCAAGATGGTTTGTCAGGCACTCCATCATCCCATTCCACAAGACCTTGGTCCTCAACCACTCCATTGCGAAACACCGAACGACGCTCCAACACTCGCACCGATCGAACCAAAGGGTGACTGGCAGAGAAATCCATAGGCAGCGTTGCAGGTATCAGTTGCGATGACTCATGTACAAAGGGTCGCAATAAACTGACATGAAAGACATTGTGGATCTTGCTACCCTCCGGTAATTCCAAACGATATGCCACCGGACCAATGCGTTCAAGCACCCGAAATGGACCGTAAAAACGCCGAGCCAACTTAGCCGCAAGAGGACGCGCCACTGAGTGCTGGCGGTATTGGCGAAGTTTCAGCAGCACCAAGTCATCCACAGCAAACTCAATATCCCATCTATGTAAATTCGCCGAACGGTGCATCCGCTGCTGTGCCTTCGTCAAGTTCTGCTTCAGTAAACGTAGGACCTCCATACGTTCTAAGATAATGTCGACCACCAAGGACGGAGTATTGGCCGACGGAGCTGCTGGAAAAAAAAGTCGGGGGATCGCGCCCGTAAAGAGCTCGGAAAGGCGTCATGCCCAGACCCTCGTGGTGATTGCAGTTAAGTGCTAACTCGGCCCATGGTAGGAAATCTGACCATTCCTTCGGCTTTTCGAACGTAAATGCCTGTAGATATTGTTCAAGTCCCCTATTACGAACCTCCGTCTGACCATCCGATTGAGGGTGGTACGCGGTGGAAAAATGCAAGGTTGTGCCGCTCAACTTCAACAACCTCCTCCAAAATTCCCCCAAAAAGATGGGGTCCCGATCAGAAACCAACGTTTCTGGAAAGCCATGGTGTTTGACCACTGTGTGTACAAAAGTTGCCGCAACTCGCTGAGCATCAAACGAGGCGGAAGCGCGGCAAAATGCGCATATTTCGATAGCCTATCAACTGCAACCATAATGGCTGTAAAACCATGGGACGAGGGTAAACCCGTGATGAAATCCATGGACACATCGGCCCAAACACGGTCGGGAATTGGCAGCGGTTGGAGCAAACCATATGGTTTCTGTGTTGAATACTTTGTGAATTGACACGTCTTGCAAGACTCCACAAAGCGCTCAACATCTCGTCGCATCCGAGACCAATAAAAAGAAGCAGCGACACGACGGAATGTGCGCTCTACGCCTGGGTGACCTGCAATAGGTGAGCAGTGGTGCTCACGGAGAATCTCAGTTCGCAGGGGTGATGCGGAGCTGAGAGC
Coding sequences within:
- the LOC125200478 gene encoding uncharacterized protein LOC125200478 translates to MEVLRLLKQNLTKAQQRMHRSANLHRWDIEFAVDDLVLLKLRQYRQHSVARPLAAKLARRFYGPFRVLERIGPVAYRLELPEGSKIHNVFHVSLLRPFVHESSQLIPATLPMDFSASHPLVRSVRVLERRSVFRNGVVEDQGLVEWDDGVPDKPSWEPMEVISKRFPYLLEDKESLKPRGVDTSTLEPPQEEVEEKEMPEEISDVASQPVTDEPIAHRTRKRRQKPKHLEDYV